The following coding sequences are from one Mycobacterium bourgelatii window:
- a CDS encoding DUF2530 domain-containing protein, whose translation MSADPPHALEPPPLPRSLLAVWPVIAVGALAWAVAAAAAFLVPSLESWRPQTLAGLGVGVIGTSIFVWQLAAVRRGARGAQTGLETHLDPR comes from the coding sequence ATGAGCGCCGATCCGCCCCACGCACTGGAGCCGCCGCCGCTGCCGCGAAGTTTGCTGGCTGTCTGGCCGGTCATCGCGGTGGGCGCGCTGGCCTGGGCCGTCGCGGCAGCGGCCGCCTTCTTGGTGCCCAGCCTGGAAAGTTGGCGCCCCCAGACCCTCGCCGGGCTAGGCGTAGGGGTGATCGGAACGAGCATCTTCGTCTGGCAACTGGCCGCCGTCCGTCGCGGCGCCCGCGGCGCACAAACCGGACTGGAAACGCACCTCGACCCAAGATGA
- a CDS encoding DUF2537 domain-containing protein: MNHEPVPWGTGLTVAAFVAAVTGAAMVVLSLGLIRVHPLLAVGLNIVAVGGLAPTLWAWRRTPVLRWFVLGTGVGVAVAWLSLLAVTVFG, encoded by the coding sequence GTGAATCACGAACCCGTCCCGTGGGGAACGGGTTTGACGGTGGCCGCATTCGTGGCAGCGGTTACCGGAGCGGCGATGGTGGTGCTCAGCCTCGGGCTTATCCGGGTGCACCCGTTGCTGGCGGTGGGGCTCAATATCGTGGCGGTCGGTGGCCTGGCGCCGACGTTGTGGGCGTGGCGGCGCACGCCGGTGTTGCGTTGGTTCGTGCTGGGCACCGGCGTAGGCGTGGCGGTTGCCTGGCTGTCTTTGCTCGCCGTAACCGTCTTCGGTTAG
- a CDS encoding TetR/AcrR family transcriptional regulator, which yields MNATTVTIHRTLDSRQVEVRARLLQAARQLIREHGHEAVAMEAIGATVGVSRATTYRYFASKEHVVCEAALAWGHEVAAHIPQAIAAASESVPSSLKAVDVAIEHVVREAASDVPMVRAIIASVLALGPVADQFRLGVREMFLALLSGTGEDVLESLSLDPAIALLGRVFFADLALLGVGDITVEQCIAELRLAASRLLN from the coding sequence GTGAACGCGACGACCGTGACGATCCACCGCACGCTGGATTCGCGTCAGGTGGAAGTCCGTGCGCGGCTGCTACAGGCCGCTCGCCAGTTGATTCGCGAGCACGGGCATGAGGCCGTCGCGATGGAGGCGATCGGCGCGACCGTCGGAGTGTCCAGGGCGACGACCTATCGCTATTTCGCGTCCAAGGAACACGTGGTGTGTGAGGCCGCTTTGGCCTGGGGGCATGAGGTCGCGGCGCACATTCCACAGGCCATCGCCGCAGCGTCCGAGTCGGTCCCCTCATCACTGAAGGCCGTCGACGTGGCCATCGAACACGTCGTGCGGGAAGCGGCGTCGGATGTGCCGATGGTTCGCGCCATCATTGCCTCGGTACTGGCTCTGGGGCCGGTAGCCGATCAATTCCGCTTGGGCGTGCGCGAGATGTTCCTCGCGCTGCTGAGCGGAACCGGCGAGGACGTGCTCGAGTCGTTGTCGCTCGACCCGGCGATCGCGTTGCTCGGTCGCGTCTTCTTTGCCGACTTGGCCCTGCTCGGAGTCGGCGACATCACCGTCGAACAGTGCATCGCCGAACTGCGCCTGGCCGCCTCGCGCCTATTGAATTGA
- a CDS encoding SRPBCC family protein, translating to MVSVAPLLQAQIDIDAPPEKVWALISDLRRMPEWSPQCRWMRPFGPLRPGARTLNFNRRNRLFWPTTCTIVDVVPNKRLTFKVDTNGSVWTYELEPNGEGTRVIESRHAENGVKAVSNLTVNALLGGTTNFERELVEGMQASLARIKAAAEKN from the coding sequence ATGGTATCCGTAGCCCCACTCCTACAAGCGCAGATCGACATCGACGCTCCGCCCGAGAAGGTCTGGGCTCTCATTTCCGACCTGCGGCGCATGCCGGAATGGAGCCCGCAGTGCCGTTGGATGCGTCCATTCGGTCCGCTGCGCCCCGGCGCCCGCACCCTCAACTTCAATCGCCGCAATCGGCTGTTCTGGCCCACGACGTGCACGATCGTTGATGTCGTCCCGAACAAGCGGCTGACGTTCAAGGTGGACACCAACGGCAGCGTGTGGACCTACGAGCTCGAACCCAACGGCGAAGGCACCCGGGTGATCGAAAGCAGGCACGCCGAAAACGGCGTCAAAGCGGTTTCCAACCTGACGGTCAATGCGCTCTTGGGCGGGACGACGAACTTCGAACGCGAGTTGGTCGAAGGTATGCAGGCCTCGCTGGCCAGGATCAAAGCCGCCGCTGAGAAGAACTAG
- the serC gene encoding phosphoserine transaminase, whose protein sequence is MADQLATSLEIPADLKPRDGRFGCGPSKVRPEQLQVLSTSAAALFGTSHRQAPVKNLVGRVRKGLAELFSIPDGYEVIVGNGGATAFWDAAAFCLIDKRSLHLTYGEFSAKFASGVSKNPFVGDPIIIKADPGSAPEPQSDPSVDVIAWAHNETSTGVSVPVRRPADSGDALVVIDATSGAGGLPVDINDVDAYYFAPQKNFASDGGLWLAIMSPAALARVEAIKASGRWVPDFLSLPIAIENSVKDQTYNTPAIGTLVLLAEQIDWLLGNGGLDWAVKRTADSSQRLYSWAEERDYTTPFVADPALRSQVVGTIDFVDEVDAAAVAKTLRANGIVDTEPYRKLGRNQLRIAMFPAVEPDDISALTQCVDWVVERL, encoded by the coding sequence ATGGCTGACCAGCTGGCAACGTCCCTTGAAATTCCCGCCGACCTCAAACCCCGCGACGGCCGTTTTGGCTGCGGACCGTCCAAGGTCCGGCCCGAGCAGCTGCAGGTGCTGAGCACCAGCGCCGCGGCTCTGTTCGGCACCTCGCACCGGCAGGCGCCGGTGAAGAACCTGGTAGGCAGGGTGCGCAAGGGGCTGGCCGAGCTGTTCTCGATACCGGATGGCTACGAGGTCATCGTGGGCAACGGGGGCGCGACGGCGTTCTGGGACGCCGCGGCCTTCTGCCTGATCGACAAGCGCTCGCTGCACCTGACTTACGGCGAGTTCAGTGCAAAGTTCGCTTCGGGCGTCAGCAAGAACCCGTTCGTCGGCGACCCGATCATCATCAAGGCGGACCCCGGCAGCGCCCCCGAACCGCAGAGCGATCCGTCCGTCGACGTCATCGCGTGGGCTCACAACGAGACCTCGACGGGGGTCTCGGTCCCGGTACGCCGCCCCGCCGACTCCGGCGATGCCCTGGTCGTCATCGACGCCACCTCGGGCGCCGGCGGCCTCCCGGTGGACATCAACGACGTCGACGCCTACTACTTCGCCCCGCAGAAGAACTTCGCCAGCGACGGTGGGCTGTGGTTGGCCATCATGAGCCCGGCCGCACTGGCCCGGGTCGAGGCCATCAAGGCATCCGGTCGGTGGGTTCCGGACTTCCTGTCGCTGCCGATCGCGATCGAGAACAGCGTGAAAGACCAGACCTACAACACTCCGGCGATCGGCACGCTCGTCCTGCTGGCCGAGCAGATCGACTGGCTGCTGGGCAACGGCGGACTGGACTGGGCCGTGAAGCGCACCGCGGACTCGTCGCAGCGGCTCTACAGCTGGGCCGAGGAGCGCGACTACACCACGCCGTTCGTCGCCGACCCGGCACTGCGCTCGCAGGTGGTGGGGACGATCGACTTCGTCGACGAGGTGGACGCAGCCGCCGTGGCCAAGACTTTGCGGGCAAACGGCATCGTCGACACCGAGCCGTACCGCAAGCTCGGTCGCAACCAACTGCGGATCGCGATGTTCCCCGCGGTCGAACCGGACGACATCAGCGCGCTCACACAGTGCGTCGACTGGGTCGTCGAACGCCTCTGA
- a CDS encoding 4Fe-4S binding protein: MPHVITQSCCNDGSCVFACPVNCIHPTPDEPGYATSEMLYIDPVACVDCGACVSACPVGAIAPDSRLDTRQLPFVEINASFYPDRPAGVKLPPTSKLAPVIPAPEVHQREKPLTVAIVGSGPAAMYAADELLIQPRVRVNVFEKLPTPYGLVRAGVAPDHQSAKRVTRLFDRVAGHRRLKFYLNVEVGKHLSHADLLSHHHAVVYAVGAPDDRRLDIDGMGLPGTGTATELVAWINGHPDFADLPVDLSHERVVIIGNGNVALDVARVLTADPDDLARTDIADHALRALRKSAVREVVIAARRGPAHSAFTLPELVGLTGSSDVVLDPVDRQRVLDDLATVADPLARAKLEVLATLGDASAATSGLGRPRIRLAYQLTPQRVLGDDRASGVAFVVAGPGAGAGTGEVRTLDAGLVLTSIGYRGKPIRDLPFDEDAAVVPNDGGRVIDPATGRPVVGAYVAGWIKRGPTGFIGTNKSCSLQTVQALVADFNAGKLSDPQAKPLALDRLVQHRQPDVVDSTGWRAIDAAEIARGIGDGRPRNKFTNVADMLAIAAAERQTQPLRRRLAARLRELV; encoded by the coding sequence ATGCCGCACGTGATTACTCAGTCGTGCTGCAATGACGGGTCCTGCGTATTCGCGTGTCCGGTCAATTGCATCCACCCGACTCCCGACGAGCCGGGGTACGCGACGTCGGAAATGCTCTACATCGACCCGGTGGCATGTGTGGACTGCGGGGCGTGCGTGAGCGCCTGCCCGGTCGGGGCGATTGCGCCCGATAGTCGGCTTGATACAAGGCAATTGCCGTTCGTCGAAATCAATGCATCGTTCTACCCGGACCGCCCGGCCGGCGTGAAACTGCCGCCGACTTCGAAGCTGGCTCCGGTGATCCCAGCGCCCGAGGTTCATCAGCGGGAGAAGCCGCTCACGGTGGCTATCGTCGGGTCGGGGCCCGCCGCCATGTACGCCGCCGACGAGTTGTTGATTCAGCCCCGCGTGCGGGTCAACGTCTTCGAGAAGCTACCGACGCCTTATGGATTGGTGCGAGCGGGAGTAGCGCCGGACCACCAGAGCGCCAAGAGGGTCACCCGTCTGTTCGACCGGGTGGCCGGGCATCGCCGCCTGAAGTTCTACCTCAACGTCGAGGTGGGTAAGCACCTGAGCCACGCCGATCTGCTGTCCCACCACCACGCCGTGGTGTATGCGGTGGGCGCGCCGGATGACCGCCGGTTGGACATCGACGGGATGGGCCTGCCTGGGACCGGTACCGCCACAGAGTTGGTCGCCTGGATCAACGGACACCCCGACTTTGCAGATCTGCCAGTCGATCTCAGCCACGAACGGGTGGTGATCATCGGCAACGGCAACGTCGCCCTCGACGTGGCCCGGGTGCTCACCGCGGATCCCGACGACCTGGCCCGAACCGACATCGCCGACCACGCGTTGCGGGCCCTGCGCAAGTCCGCTGTTCGCGAGGTGGTCATCGCTGCCCGGCGCGGACCCGCGCACTCGGCGTTCACCCTGCCCGAATTGGTCGGGCTCACCGGATCTTCCGACGTGGTGCTCGACCCGGTCGACCGGCAACGAGTGCTGGATGACCTGGCAACCGTCGCTGATCCGCTGGCCAGGGCCAAGCTCGAGGTCTTGGCGACGCTGGGCGACGCGTCCGCGGCGACGTCAGGACTCGGGCGACCGCGCATACGGCTGGCGTATCAGCTGACACCACAGCGGGTTCTCGGTGACGATCGGGCCAGCGGTGTGGCGTTTGTCGTCGCGGGCCCTGGCGCCGGCGCGGGTACCGGCGAGGTGCGCACGCTGGACGCGGGCCTGGTGCTGACGTCGATTGGCTACCGTGGCAAGCCAATTCGTGACCTACCATTCGACGAGGACGCCGCTGTCGTCCCCAACGACGGCGGCCGCGTTATCGACCCGGCAACCGGCCGTCCGGTCGTCGGAGCCTACGTCGCGGGCTGGATCAAGCGCGGGCCCACCGGGTTCATCGGCACCAACAAATCGTGCTCCCTGCAGACCGTGCAGGCTCTGGTGGCCGACTTCAATGCCGGCAAGCTTTCCGACCCGCAAGCCAAGCCGCTGGCACTGGACAGGCTGGTGCAGCACCGACAGCCCGACGTCGTCGACTCGACGGGATGGCGTGCCATCGACGCCGCGGAAATCGCCCGCGGCATAGGTGACGGCCGGCCGCGCAACAAGTTCACCAACGTCGCCGACATGCTCGCCATCGCGGCTGCGGAACGCCAGACGCAGCCGCTGCGACGACGCCTGGCGGCCCGGCTACGCGAACTCGTCTAG
- the sepH gene encoding septation protein SepH, which yields MRELKVVGLDADGKYLICEGPTATDKYRVPADERLQAALRGEPAAPEQPELDIEITDMLSPKEIQARIRAGASVEQVATASGSDISRIKRFAHPVLLERSRAAELATASHPILGDGPAVLTLLETVTAAFVNRGLRPDKLSWDAWRNEDGRWTVQLSWKAGRSDNVAHFRYTPGAHGGTTTAIDDAANELIDPNFRTPLRPLAPVARIDFDESAKESDAEPAPAATPQQPASSRRGKPTIPAWEDVLLGVRSSGHR from the coding sequence ATGCGGGAACTCAAAGTGGTTGGGCTTGATGCCGACGGCAAATACCTCATCTGTGAGGGGCCCACTGCAACCGACAAGTACAGAGTGCCGGCCGACGAACGCCTACAGGCGGCACTGCGTGGCGAACCGGCCGCACCGGAGCAACCGGAGCTCGACATCGAGATCACTGACATGCTGAGTCCCAAGGAAATTCAGGCCCGGATCCGCGCAGGGGCTTCCGTCGAGCAGGTCGCCACCGCCTCGGGCTCGGACATCTCGCGGATCAAACGGTTCGCCCACCCGGTGCTGCTGGAGCGTTCCCGCGCCGCCGAGCTGGCAACGGCCTCGCACCCGATCCTCGGCGACGGCCCCGCCGTGCTGACGCTGCTGGAGACCGTCACCGCCGCGTTCGTCAACCGCGGCCTGCGACCCGACAAGCTCAGTTGGGACGCCTGGCGCAACGAAGACGGCCGCTGGACGGTGCAGCTGTCCTGGAAGGCCGGCCGTTCGGACAACGTCGCCCATTTCCGCTACACCCCCGGCGCCCACGGCGGCACGACCACCGCGATCGACGACGCGGCCAATGAGTTGATCGACCCCAACTTCAGGACCCCGCTGCGGCCCCTCGCACCGGTGGCTCGCATCGACTTCGACGAGTCCGCCAAAGAGTCCGACGCTGAGCCCGCGCCCGCCGCGACACCCCAGCAACCGGCAAGCAGCCGCCGCGGTAAGCCGACCATTCCCGCCTGGGAAGACGTGCTGCTCGGAGTGCGCTCAAGCGGACACCGCTAA
- a CDS encoding sterol desaturase family protein: MNQTLLQPIWDWMLRHLGVGFFEFPLYFLPVVVAVVLVTGIVYSIFDVAVYHRISAKAATKLGLRISSNYVGAAVVFFVLHRIFHPWVAEVPTAAPTVVAFVTQLVAFMVIGEFLTYWWHRLEHGNRFVFQKVHYLHHRVQNPLTIWTNFVVHPVEGFMVMFCLYVVPLTWGAHPLVVVAYAAANTTAMVVTHSGYDMKLYPRWLLPAASGHELHHSEKRPTNLSVVMTYGDKLFGTYKKPAATSESTLESTAAAA; encoded by the coding sequence GTGAATCAAACACTGCTACAACCGATTTGGGACTGGATGCTGAGGCATCTGGGCGTCGGCTTCTTCGAATTCCCGTTGTACTTCCTGCCCGTGGTCGTCGCGGTCGTGTTGGTGACGGGCATCGTCTACTCGATATTCGATGTTGCGGTATACCACCGTATTTCGGCGAAGGCGGCCACCAAACTCGGGCTCCGGATCTCCTCGAATTATGTCGGTGCGGCGGTGGTGTTCTTCGTCCTGCACCGCATCTTCCACCCCTGGGTGGCCGAAGTCCCAACGGCCGCACCGACGGTCGTTGCGTTCGTCACGCAGCTGGTGGCCTTCATGGTGATCGGCGAGTTCCTCACCTACTGGTGGCACCGCCTAGAGCACGGTAATCGGTTTGTCTTCCAGAAAGTGCACTACCTGCACCACCGGGTGCAGAACCCGTTGACCATCTGGACCAACTTCGTCGTGCATCCCGTCGAAGGCTTCATGGTGATGTTCTGCCTGTACGTGGTGCCGTTGACGTGGGGGGCGCACCCGCTGGTGGTGGTCGCCTACGCGGCGGCCAACACCACGGCGATGGTCGTCACGCACAGCGGCTACGACATGAAGCTGTACCCGCGTTGGCTGCTGCCGGCGGCCTCAGGCCACGAGTTGCACCACTCGGAGAAGCGTCCCACCAACCTGTCCGTGGTAATGACCTACGGAGACAAGCTGTTTGGCACGTACAAGAAACCAGCCGCGACGAGCGAGTCGACGTTGGAATCAACCGCGGCCGCCGCCTAG
- a CDS encoding MarR family transcriptional regulator — MPDSYGRLASDLSLAVMRLARQLRFRNPSSPVTLSQLSALTTLLNEGAMTPGALAIRERVRPPSMTRVIASLADMGLVERVPHPVDGRQVLVSVSESGAELVKAARRARQEWLADRLATLDEDQRELLRQAAELMSALVDESP, encoded by the coding sequence GTGCCTGACAGCTACGGGCGGCTGGCCAGCGATTTGTCATTAGCGGTCATGCGACTAGCCCGCCAACTGCGATTTCGGAACCCGTCGTCGCCAGTTACGTTGTCCCAGCTATCGGCGTTGACGACGTTGCTGAATGAGGGGGCGATGACTCCTGGCGCTCTTGCCATTCGCGAACGGGTCCGGCCGCCGTCGATGACGCGGGTGATCGCCTCGCTGGCCGACATGGGGTTGGTGGAGCGGGTCCCGCATCCGGTCGACGGTCGGCAGGTATTGGTGTCGGTGTCGGAGTCCGGTGCCGAGTTGGTCAAGGCCGCGCGGCGGGCCCGTCAGGAATGGCTCGCCGACCGACTGGCGACGCTCGATGAAGACCAGCGTGAACTCCTGCGCCAGGCCGCCGAGCTGATGTCGGCTCTGGTCGACGAGAGCCCGTGA
- a CDS encoding AurF N-oxygenase family protein, which produces MARTRMVRRWRRNMEVRDDTEYVEMLATLSEGSVRRNFNPYTDIDWDSPEFAVTDDDPRWILPATDPLGRHPWYRAQSRERQIKIGMWRQANVAKVGLHFESILIRGLMNYTFWMPNGSPEYRYCLHESVEECNHTMMFQEMINRVGADVPGMPRRLRWISPLIPLVAGPMPVAFFIGVLAGEEPIDHTQKQVLREGKALHPIMERVMSIHVAEEARHISFAHEYLRKRLPKLSRSQRFWISLTFPLTMRSLCNAILIPPKEFWEEFDIPRSVKKELFFRSPESRKWLRDMFSDVRMLAYDTGLMENRSARLMWRLCKIDGKPSRYRSEPQRAHLAVPAA; this is translated from the coding sequence ATGGCCAGGACGCGCATGGTTCGACGCTGGCGCCGCAATATGGAGGTGCGCGACGACACCGAGTATGTGGAAATGCTCGCCACACTGTCCGAGGGGTCTGTGCGGCGAAACTTCAACCCATACACGGATATCGACTGGGATTCACCGGAGTTCGCCGTCACCGACGACGATCCCCGGTGGATCCTCCCAGCGACCGACCCGCTGGGCCGGCATCCCTGGTACCGGGCGCAGTCGCGGGAACGCCAGATCAAGATCGGAATGTGGCGGCAGGCCAATGTGGCCAAGGTCGGGCTGCACTTCGAGTCCATCCTGATCCGCGGCCTGATGAACTACACCTTCTGGATGCCTAACGGTTCTCCGGAATATCGGTACTGCTTGCACGAATCGGTCGAAGAGTGCAACCACACGATGATGTTCCAGGAGATGATCAACCGCGTCGGCGCGGACGTGCCGGGCATGCCGCGTCGGCTGCGTTGGATTTCTCCGTTGATCCCGCTCGTCGCCGGCCCGATGCCGGTGGCGTTCTTCATCGGCGTGTTGGCCGGCGAGGAGCCGATCGACCACACGCAGAAGCAGGTGCTACGCGAAGGCAAAGCGTTGCACCCAATCATGGAGCGCGTGATGTCCATTCACGTCGCCGAGGAGGCGCGGCACATCTCGTTCGCGCACGAGTACCTGCGGAAGCGGTTGCCGAAATTAAGTCGCAGCCAACGGTTCTGGATCTCGCTGACCTTCCCGCTGACCATGCGGTCGCTGTGCAACGCGATCCTGATTCCGCCCAAGGAGTTCTGGGAGGAATTCGACATCCCGCGCTCGGTCAAGAAGGAACTGTTCTTCCGTTCGCCGGAATCGCGGAAGTGGTTGCGCGACATGTTCAGTGACGTGCGGATGCTGGCCTACGACACGGGGCTGATGGAAAATCGCTCGGCCCGGTTGATGTGGCGGCTCTGCAAGATCGACGGCAAGCCGTCGCGTTACCGCAGCGAGCCGCAACGCGCGCATTTGGCCGTTCCGGCTGCCTAA
- a CDS encoding TrmH family RNA methyltransferase, with protein sequence MTAHVQDVTDPDDPRLDDFRDLNSVDRRPDLPTGKGLVIAEGVLVVQRMLASRFTPRALLGTDRRLAELKDDLVGVEAPYYRVSAELMAQVVGFHLNRGVLASASRVSEPTVAEVVDGARTVAVLEGVNDHENLGSIFRNAAGLGVDAVVFGSGCADPLYRRAVRVSMGHALLVPFARATEWPGDLVMLRERGFRLLAMTPQGDACALPQAMAAVRDQPVALLVGAEGPGLTATALRISDMRVRIPMSRGTDSLNVATAAALAFYERVRLGR encoded by the coding sequence GTGACCGCGCATGTTCAGGACGTCACCGACCCCGACGATCCGCGCCTGGATGATTTTCGGGACCTGAACAGCGTCGACCGCCGCCCCGACCTGCCCACCGGCAAGGGACTGGTGATCGCCGAGGGGGTGCTGGTCGTGCAGCGCATGCTGGCCTCCCGCTTCACCCCGCGCGCTCTCCTGGGCACCGACCGCAGGCTGGCCGAGCTCAAGGATGATTTGGTCGGCGTCGAGGCGCCCTACTACCGCGTCTCGGCCGAGCTGATGGCGCAGGTGGTCGGTTTTCACCTCAATCGTGGGGTGCTGGCCAGTGCGAGTCGGGTGAGCGAGCCGACCGTCGCCGAAGTGGTCGACGGCGCCCGCACGGTCGCGGTGCTCGAGGGCGTCAACGACCACGAAAACCTGGGCTCGATATTCCGCAACGCGGCTGGTTTGGGCGTCGATGCAGTGGTATTCGGCAGTGGCTGCGCGGATCCGCTCTATCGGCGGGCGGTCCGGGTGTCGATGGGGCACGCGTTGCTGGTGCCGTTTGCGCGGGCGACGGAGTGGCCCGGCGATCTGGTCATGTTGCGGGAGCGCGGCTTCCGTTTGCTGGCGATGACCCCGCAGGGCGACGCGTGCGCGCTGCCCCAGGCGATGGCCGCGGTGCGTGACCAGCCGGTGGCGCTGTTGGTAGGCGCGGAAGGCCCTGGTCTGACGGCGACCGCACTGAGGATCAGCGACATGCGGGTGCGCATCCCGATGTCGCGGGGCACCGACTCACTCAACGTCGCGACCGCAGCCGCGTTGGCGTTCTACGAGCGGGTTAGGCTCGGCCGGTGA
- a CDS encoding VOC family protein: MAINVEPALSPHLVVDNAAAAIDFYVKAFGGEELGRVPRPDGKLIHAAVQINGFTVMLHDDFPEVTDGKSMTPKALGGTPVTIHLTVTDVDARFQRALDAGATVVMPLDDQMWGDRYGVLEDPFGHHWSLGQPVREVSMEEIQRAMNAEVGS; the protein is encoded by the coding sequence ATGGCGATCAACGTCGAACCAGCCCTGTCCCCCCACCTCGTCGTCGACAATGCAGCCGCGGCGATCGACTTCTACGTCAAGGCCTTCGGCGGTGAGGAGTTGGGGCGTGTTCCCCGTCCCGATGGCAAATTGATTCACGCCGCGGTGCAGATCAACGGATTCACCGTGATGCTCCACGACGACTTTCCGGAGGTAACGGACGGCAAGTCGATGACCCCGAAGGCATTGGGCGGCACGCCCGTCACCATCCACCTGACCGTCACCGATGTCGACGCCAGATTCCAGCGGGCCCTGGATGCAGGTGCGACCGTGGTGATGCCGCTGGACGACCAGATGTGGGGCGACCGCTACGGCGTGCTCGAAGACCCCTTCGGCCACCATTGGTCACTCGGCCAACCGGTTCGCGAGGTCAGCATGGAGGAAATCCAGCGGGCAATGAATGCGGAGGTGGGCAGCTAG
- a CDS encoding MFS transporter — translation MDPPPGRRYPNASFNEHPGMANYPADSPGPPRPNNGDYRRTRRPPPMPSANRYLPPLGEEPPPPRDTEPPPPRGFSNGERITVTRAAAMRSREMGSRMYWMVQRAATADGADKSGLTALTWPVMANFAVDSAMAVALANTLFFAAATGESKSRVALYLLITIAPFAVIAPLIGPALDKLQHGRRVALAMSFALRTVLALVLVMNYDGVTGSFPPWVLYPCALAMMVFSKSFSVLRSAVTPRVMPPTIDLVRVNSRLTVFGLLGGTIVGGAIAAGVEFACTQLFQLPGALFVVVAVTIVGALLSMRIPSWVEVTTGEVPATLSYHRDMDTMRGPRPGHAKPPKVGGALRQPLGRNIITSLWGNCTVKVMVGFLFLYPAFVAKAHDADGWVQVAMLGTIGAAAAIGNFAGNFAAARLQLGRPAVLVVRCAVVVTAVALAAAVAGTLVMAAIATLITSGASAIAKASLDAALQHDLPEESRASGFGRSESTLQLAWVLGGAVGVLVYTELWVGFTAVSSLLILGLAQTLVSFQGHSLIPGLGGNRPVMVEQEFTRRGAPVMPQ, via the coding sequence ATGGACCCGCCCCCCGGCCGCCGCTACCCCAATGCGTCCTTCAACGAGCACCCGGGAATGGCCAACTATCCGGCCGACTCGCCGGGTCCGCCACGGCCGAACAATGGCGACTATCGGCGGACGCGGCGTCCGCCGCCGATGCCCAGCGCCAACCGATATCTGCCACCGCTGGGCGAAGAGCCGCCGCCCCCACGCGACACCGAGCCCCCACCCCCGCGCGGTTTCAGTAATGGCGAGCGGATCACCGTCACCCGCGCCGCGGCGATGCGCAGCCGGGAAATGGGTTCCCGCATGTACTGGATGGTGCAGCGGGCAGCCACGGCCGACGGCGCGGATAAGTCCGGGCTCACCGCACTGACCTGGCCGGTGATGGCTAACTTCGCGGTCGACTCCGCGATGGCGGTCGCGCTGGCCAACACCTTGTTCTTCGCCGCTGCCACCGGCGAAAGCAAGTCGAGGGTCGCGCTGTACCTGTTGATCACCATCGCCCCGTTCGCGGTGATCGCCCCGCTCATCGGCCCGGCGCTGGACAAGCTGCAGCATGGCCGGCGCGTAGCCCTGGCCATGTCGTTTGCGCTGCGCACGGTGTTGGCGCTGGTGTTGGTCATGAACTACGACGGCGTCACCGGCAGCTTCCCACCGTGGGTGCTCTACCCCTGTGCCCTGGCGATGATGGTCTTCTCCAAGTCGTTCAGTGTGCTGCGCAGCGCGGTGACCCCCAGAGTCATGCCGCCGACGATCGACCTGGTTCGGGTCAACTCCCGACTGACCGTGTTCGGCCTGCTCGGCGGCACCATCGTCGGCGGAGCCATCGCCGCGGGCGTCGAGTTCGCCTGCACCCAGTTGTTCCAGCTCCCCGGAGCGCTGTTCGTCGTCGTTGCGGTCACGATCGTCGGCGCGCTGTTGTCGATGCGGATACCGAGTTGGGTCGAGGTGACGACGGGCGAGGTGCCGGCCACGCTGAGCTACCACCGCGACATGGACACGATGCGGGGCCCGCGGCCGGGCCACGCGAAGCCACCCAAGGTCGGCGGCGCGCTGCGACAGCCGTTGGGCCGCAACATCATTACCTCGCTGTGGGGTAACTGCACCGTCAAGGTGATGGTCGGCTTCCTGTTCCTGTATCCGGCGTTTGTCGCCAAAGCGCACGACGCCGACGGCTGGGTCCAGGTCGCGATGCTCGGCACCATCGGGGCCGCCGCCGCGATCGGTAATTTCGCTGGCAACTTCGCCGCCGCGCGACTGCAATTGGGCAGGCCGGCGGTGCTGGTGGTGCGTTGCGCCGTCGTGGTGACCGCGGTGGCATTGGCGGCCGCAGTGGCCGGCACATTGGTCATGGCCGCCATCGCCACCCTCATCACGTCGGGGGCCAGCGCCATTGCCAAGGCTTCACTGGACGCTGCCCTGCAACACGACCTGCCCGAGGAATCCCGGGCGTCGGGATTCGGACGCTCCGAGTCGACGCTGCAATTGGCCTGGGTGCTGGGCGGCGCGGTCGGGGTGTTGGTCTACACCGAACTGTGGGTCGGGTTCACCGCGGTCAGTTCCCTGTTGATCCTCGGGTTGGCACAGACCCTGGTCAGCTTCCAGGGCCACTCCTTGATTCCCGGCCTCGGCGGCAACCGACCGGTCATGGTGGAGCAGGAGTTCACTCGCCGGGGCGCGCCGGTGATGCCTCAGTGA